One window from the genome of Eucalyptus grandis isolate ANBG69807.140 chromosome 7, ASM1654582v1, whole genome shotgun sequence encodes:
- the LOC104452720 gene encoding putative vesicle-associated membrane protein 726, with protein MGRESLIYSFVARGTAVLAEYAEFGGKFAGIALQCLQKLPPSTDHFTYTCDGHTFSYLVDSGFTYCVVAVESIGRQIPMAFLERIKDEFTNRYGGGKAATAVAHSLDREFGPKLKEQMQYCMDHPEEISKLAKVTAQVSEVKGVVMEYIEKVLDRGKEVELLLDKTENLQSQAQDFRQQAT; from the exons ATGGGTCGCGAATCGCTGATCTACAGCTTCGTGGCTCGAGGCACTGCGGTGTTAGCAGAGTACGCTGAGTTCGGCGGGAAGTTCGCCGGCATCGCCTTGCAGTGCCTGCAGAAGCTCCCTCCCAGCACCGACCACTTCACTTACACCTGCGATGGCCACACATTCAGCTACCTCGTCGACAGCGGCTTCa CATACTGCGTTGTGGCAGTTGAGTCCATCGGTCGTCAGATTCCGATGGCCTTTCTCGAGAGAATCAAGGATGAGTTTACTAACAGATATGGCGGAGGAAAAGCCGCGACCGCAGTGGCGCATAGCTTGGACAGAGAATTTGG GCCTAAACTGAAGGAGCAAATGCAGTACTGCATGGATCATCCCGAAGAGATCAGCAAACTCGCCAAAGTGACAGCTCAGGTATCAGAAGTGAAAGGAGTCGTGATGGAGTATATAGAAAAG GTTCTGGATAGAGGCAAGGAAGTTGAGCTCCTGCTCGACAAGACAGAGAATCTTCAATCTCAG GCGCAAGATTTCCGGCAGCAGGCGACCTGA